One part of the Nymphaea colorata isolate Beijing-Zhang1983 chromosome 8, ASM883128v2, whole genome shotgun sequence genome encodes these proteins:
- the LOC116258388 gene encoding uncharacterized protein LOC116258388 produces MASSSFPFLALPPPGRDSPSFWTICPFCHYAHEYLRKYEKLDLWCQICGRAFRAIPMACAPLVVPGTQSYYFGPFGYGGYYSASPGTPWWPFCPPLPLPMEPYGPPKSAHVTPPEHQIPSTTNRQPHNPLPVSEANGVDSSHKLVSSTKIRSGEIEVSSRKRDHVVNKDQVRTETRITRSRSERVATRTRSRVHKYAIRTEPKIRRSRSSSVCQLVHQHAGQLSSSTKALAIQGNLPEKTRTLLVKKAKMEVLKNLPEHLEMERKLVPTGNVLARSLATTTASITTRAQNRRKDRVEQKISNLNFLKSKKTHKGSKGIKSAVSEKKEASNYKTHCGDPGEGELRELFHEGCEDIVPLEKFDGSVSTSLIIEIPDSDFYNFDDNRNESTFEEGHIWAIYDEADGMPRIYARIQKVISRKPFFVLLNWLQSVTGMNNSCGQFKIGRGTSCDVLNLFSHRVTWDISPFTGDIRIHPKKNEVWAVSYVATEHASLHQIVEILNEYTEEHGVSLISLARVSGFKCVYQKLHEGLGGFASTWSLSKEDLHKFSHQIPAIKIAEDIPDVPGDCWELDPAAIPNCLLGA; encoded by the coding sequence ATGGCATCTTCTAGTTTCCCCTTTCTTGCCCTTCCTCCTCCTGGCAGGGATTCTCCATCATTTTGGACAATTTGCCCCTTCTGTCATTACGCTCACGAATACCTGAGGAAGTATGAGAAACTTGATCTTTGGTGCCAAATTTGTGGCAGAGCCTTCCGTGCGATACCGATGGCTTGCGCACCGCTCGTCGTTCCTGGCACACAATCTTACTACTTTGGGCCTTTTGGATATGGGGGTTATTACTCTGCCAGTCCAGGGACTCCTTGGTGGCCCTTCTGCCCTCCTCTGCCCCTACCCATGGAACCTTATGGACCCCCAAAATCTGCCCATGTAACACCACCTGAGCATCAAATTCCATCAACTACCAATCGGCAACCCCACAACCCACTGCCAGTATCTGAAGCTAATGGAGTGGACTCGTCCCACAAACTGGTTTCTAGTACGAAGATAAGGTCTGGTGAGATTGAGGTGAGCAGCAGAAAGCGAGACCATGTGGTGAACAAGGATCAAGTGAGAACTGAAACAAGGATTACACGGTCTCGGAGCGAACGGGTTGCAACTAGAACGAGATCAAGGGTGCACAAATATGCAATTCGAACTGAACCAAAGATTAGACGATCAAGGAGCAGTTCGGTTTGTCAGCTTGTACACCAACACGCGGGGCAGCTTTCTAGCTCGACTAAAGCATTAGCAATTCAAGGAAATTTACCTGAAAAGACGAGGACCTTGCTGGTGAAGAAGGCTAAGATGGAAGTCCTCAAGAATCTTCCTGAGCATCTTGAAATGGAGAGAAAGTTGGTTCCCACTGGTAATGTCCTAGCTCGTTCATTAGCCACCACTACAGCATCAATTACTACTAGAGCTCAGAATAGGAGAAAAGATAGGGtggaacaaaaaatttcaaatctaaactTTTTGAAGTCCAAGAAGACTCACAAGGGATCAAAAGGGATAAAAAGTGCTGTGAGTGAGAAGAAAGAAGCATCAAATTATAAGACACACTGTGGTGATCCTGGGGAAGGGGAATTACGTGAATTATTCCACGAGGGTTGCGAAGACATTGTTCCTCTGGAGAAATTTGATGGATCAGTCTCTACTTCCTTAATTATTGAGATTCCAGACTCTGACTTCTATAATTTTGATGATAACCGGAATGAGAGCACCTTTGAAGAAGGACATATATGGGCAATATATGATGAAGCAGACGGGATGCCTCGCATCTATGCTCGGATTCAGAAGGTTATCTCACGTAAGCCATTCTTTGTGCTGTTGAATTGGTTGCAATCCGTGACCGGTATGAATAATTCATGTGGACAATTCAAGATCGGAAGGGGCACAAGCTGCGATGTCCTTAACCTTTTCTCACATAGGGTGACGTGGGATATTTCACCATTTACTGGTGACATAAGAATCCATCCAAAGAAGAATGAGGTATGGGCAGTCTCTTATGTGGCCACTGAACATGCCTCCCTCCACCAAATAGTTGAAATACTGAATGAGTACACAGAAGAACATGGCGTTTCACTTATTTCTCTTGCTAGGGTTTCTGGATTCAAGTGTGTGTATCAAAAGCTGCATGAAGGTCTAGGTGGTTTTGCCTCTACGTGGTCTTTATCAAAGGAAGATCTGCATAAGTTTTCACACCAAATTCCAGCTATAAAAATTGCAGAAGATATTC